In one window of Azospirillaceae bacterium DNA:
- a CDS encoding carbohydrate-binding domain-containing protein, with the protein MATATYVSITDFGAKGDGYTDNTAAIQRAFDYARAHGLDVKIPAGTFMHSGVLRATSIDIFGEGDSSVLKASVPSNSALYLNGNGVEISNLKLACVASSRMQTYNSAKLILSGTTNFTIENIKIEGSGSAGIIMDNAHHGTVRGNSVTNTNADSIHMVNESGNILVEKNRVVRSGDDGISVVSYQKHGGVVKDIVIRDNVVMDNKWARGITVVGGENVQILNNDIKSPADRAGVYVASESAYSTFGAKNILVQGNHLTDAGGTNSGHGSIMVYNSGTYPINGVVIRDNHVDASRKSAVLVTGGNTSNVLVEDNAFDGAGSSGVHLMYGPKGVVVRDNIYEGLNGPIVTYHNTSASTVTVQNNSQQTIPPYTGPGTPPPTEPPPPNNPPPVGDIVIGTGPDAISLKMAAQSFQGDPQFELYVDGVKLGTTQTVTVQQKDGWQTFIFKTDFAVDPDKLSVRFLNDNYVAGQGDRNLVVGDIQVNGSTVKTGATLVSKNGDFLVDLPNQPAPVPPGTTIVGTGPDAISVKVAADSYQGDPAFRLLVDGKAIAPDQTVAVQNEQGWHTYIFKTDLADNADRMAVQFLNDLYGGSADKDRNLHVGEVSLNGKVLKSTPDVMKTNGSLVVDLPNAEPALDTIVVRASGTAWNGAPQFRLLADGKQVGAIQTVAAKYGAGWQDFTFKSDLPDSTKNLQIQFLNDAYGGIGKDRNLYVHSVIVNGENELSAMTPMVRNGTITMDVLDQPFDGQMQTMALDG; encoded by the coding sequence ATGGCAACGGCCACCTACGTCTCGATCACCGATTTCGGCGCCAAGGGCGACGGCTATACGGACAACACCGCGGCGATCCAGCGTGCGTTCGACTACGCCAGGGCGCATGGTCTGGACGTGAAGATCCCGGCCGGCACCTTCATGCACTCGGGTGTGCTGAGGGCCACCTCGATCGACATCTTCGGTGAGGGCGACAGCTCGGTCCTGAAAGCCTCGGTCCCGTCCAATTCGGCCCTGTACCTGAACGGCAACGGGGTGGAGATCAGCAATCTGAAGCTGGCCTGCGTGGCCAGCTCGCGGATGCAGACCTACAACAGCGCCAAGCTGATCCTGAGCGGCACCACCAACTTCACGATCGAAAACATCAAGATCGAAGGGTCGGGTTCGGCCGGCATCATCATGGACAATGCGCACCACGGCACGGTGCGCGGCAACTCCGTGACGAACACCAATGCGGACTCGATCCACATGGTGAACGAGTCCGGCAACATCCTGGTCGAGAAGAACAGGGTGGTGCGGTCGGGCGACGACGGGATCTCGGTCGTCAGCTACCAGAAGCACGGCGGCGTGGTGAAGGACATCGTCATCCGCGACAACGTCGTGATGGACAACAAGTGGGCCCGCGGCATCACCGTGGTGGGCGGCGAGAACGTCCAGATCCTGAACAACGACATCAAGAGCCCGGCCGACCGGGCCGGCGTCTACGTCGCCAGCGAAAGCGCGTACTCGACCTTCGGCGCCAAGAACATCCTGGTCCAGGGCAACCACCTGACGGATGCCGGCGGCACGAACTCGGGCCATGGCTCGATCATGGTCTACAACTCGGGCACCTACCCCATCAACGGCGTGGTGATCCGCGACAACCACGTCGACGCCTCGCGCAAGTCCGCGGTCCTGGTGACCGGCGGCAACACCTCGAACGTGCTTGTGGAAGACAATGCGTTCGACGGCGCCGGCAGCTCGGGCGTGCACTTGATGTACGGTCCGAAGGGCGTGGTGGTGAGGGACAACATCTACGAAGGCCTGAACGGGCCGATCGTGACCTACCACAACACGTCGGCATCGACGGTCACGGTGCAGAACAACAGCCAGCAGACGATTCCGCCCTACACCGGCCCAGGCACCCCGCCGCCGACCGAGCCGCCGCCCCCGAACAACCCGCCGCCCGTGGGCGACATCGTGATCGGCACCGGCCCGGACGCCATCAGCCTGAAGATGGCCGCCCAGAGCTTCCAGGGTGATCCGCAGTTCGAGCTGTACGTGGACGGGGTGAAGCTGGGCACCACCCAGACCGTGACGGTGCAGCAGAAGGACGGTTGGCAGACCTTCATCTTCAAGACCGACTTCGCGGTCGATCCGGACAAGCTGTCGGTCCGCTTCCTGAACGACAACTACGTGGCCGGCCAGGGCGACCGCAACCTGGTCGTCGGTGACATCCAGGTCAACGGCAGCACCGTGAAGACCGGGGCCACCCTGGTCAGCAAGAACGGGGACTTCCTGGTCGACCTGCCGAACCAGCCCGCCCCGGTTCCGCCCGGGACGACGATCGTCGGCACCGGGCCGGATGCCATCAGCGTCAAGGTGGCCGCCGACAGCTACCAAGGCGACCCGGCCTTCCGCCTGCTGGTGGACGGCAAGGCCATCGCGCCGGACCAGACGGTGGCGGTGCAGAACGAGCAGGGCTGGCACACCTACATCTTCAAGACGGATCTGGCGGACAACGCCGACAGGATGGCGGTGCAGTTCCTGAACGACCTGTACGGCGGTTCCGCCGACAAGGACCGCAACCTGCACGTCGGCGAGGTTTCGCTGAACGGCAAGGTCCTGAAGAGCACGCCGGACGTCATGAAGACGAACGGCTCGCTGGTGGTCGACCTGCCCAATGCGGAGCCGGCGCTGGACACCATCGTGGTCCGTGCATCCGGCACGGCGTGGAACGGCGCCCCGCAATTCCGCCTGCTCGCCGACGGCAAACAGGTCGGGGCGATCCAGACGGTCGCCGCCAAGTACGGAGCCGGTTGGCAGGATTTCACCTTCAAGTCCGACCTGCCGGACAGCACCAAGAACCTGCAGATCCAGTTCCTGAACGACGCCTACGGCGGCATCGGCAAGGACCGGAACCTGTACGTCCACTCGGTGATCGTGAACGGCGAGAACGAGCTGTCGGCCATGACCCCGATGGTCCGGAACGGCACCATCACCATGGATGTGCTGGACCAGCCCTTCGACGGGCAAATGCAGACGATGGCACTGGACGGCTAA
- a CDS encoding right-handed parallel beta-helix repeat-containing protein, whose translation MATQNHVSITDFGAKGDGRTDNTAAIQRAFDHAKAHNVAVKVPAGTFLHNGTLKANSITIFGEGDASELRATSPGKSALHLRGDGMELLDLKLSCVDSGRHRTYDSAKVIVTSTNKFRIEDVTIEGSGSAGIIMDNVHNGVIRNNLVKNTNADSIHMVNESSHILVEKNRVERSGDDGISVVSYQKHGGVVKDIVIRDNVVMDNKWARGITVIGGENVQILNNEVKSPADRGGIYIASESAYSTFGTKNILVQGNHLVDAGGHKSGHGGITIYHSGKYPNQDIVVRDNHVEDSRQSSVLVWGNNNRNIKIVENDLNGAKTSGVQVIGPAKDLVVADNAYQDLKSGFIAYHKTGSATIHLAGNHAAQIPDGTRPTPAPTDPPRDPAGQIPPVVVGDGPDTIMLKVSGNAWNGRPEFQVAVDGHAVTAPMPVAVDEGAGWQTFLIKTDIAADAHALSVAFTNDLYGGAKGKDRNLSVGEVSVNGKVLWDDGRKLHSNGSVDMDLSGAPNHGPAPVPAPAPAQPPVSNEQVHASQVAATPAIHDSVPSAPAAPAPVFVPDSAPPDAFQEVHHIEGGQAA comes from the coding sequence ATGGCCACCCAAAACCACGTCTCGATCACGGATTTCGGCGCCAAGGGCGACGGTCGCACGGACAACACCGCGGCGATCCAGCGCGCGTTCGATCACGCCAAGGCGCACAACGTGGCCGTGAAGGTCCCGGCCGGCACCTTCCTGCACAATGGGACTTTGAAGGCGAACAGCATCACCATCTTCGGCGAGGGCGACGCCTCCGAGCTGCGCGCGACCTCGCCCGGCAAGTCGGCGCTGCACCTGCGCGGCGACGGGATGGAATTGCTGGACCTGAAGCTGAGCTGCGTGGACAGCGGCCGCCACCGCACCTACGACAGCGCCAAGGTCATCGTGACCAGCACGAACAAGTTCAGGATCGAGGACGTCACGATCGAGGGTTCCGGCTCGGCCGGGATCATCATGGACAACGTCCACAACGGCGTCATCCGCAACAACCTGGTCAAGAACACCAATGCGGACTCGATCCACATGGTGAACGAGTCCAGCCACATCCTGGTCGAGAAGAACAGGGTGGAGCGGTCGGGCGACGACGGGATCTCGGTCGTCAGCTACCAGAAGCACGGCGGCGTGGTGAAGGACATCGTCATCCGCGACAACGTCGTGATGGACAACAAGTGGGCCCGCGGCATCACCGTGATCGGGGGCGAGAACGTCCAGATCCTGAACAACGAGGTCAAGAGCCCGGCCGATCGCGGCGGCATCTACATCGCCAGCGAAAGCGCGTACTCGACCTTCGGGACCAAGAACATCCTGGTCCAGGGCAACCACCTGGTGGATGCCGGCGGGCACAAATCCGGCCATGGCGGGATCACCATCTATCATTCCGGCAAGTACCCGAACCAGGACATCGTGGTCCGCGACAACCACGTCGAGGATTCACGCCAGTCCTCCGTGCTGGTCTGGGGCAACAACAACCGGAACATCAAGATCGTCGAGAATGATCTGAACGGCGCCAAGACGTCCGGCGTGCAGGTCATCGGCCCGGCCAAGGATCTGGTCGTGGCCGACAACGCCTACCAGGATCTGAAGAGCGGGTTCATCGCGTACCACAAGACGGGGTCGGCCACGATCCATCTGGCCGGCAACCACGCCGCCCAGATCCCCGACGGCACGCGGCCGACCCCGGCCCCCACGGACCCGCCCCGCGATCCGGCGGGCCAGATCCCGCCGGTGGTGGTCGGCGACGGGCCGGACACCATCATGCTCAAGGTGTCGGGCAATGCCTGGAATGGACGGCCGGAGTTCCAGGTGGCCGTCGACGGCCACGCGGTCACCGCTCCCATGCCGGTCGCGGTCGACGAGGGCGCCGGATGGCAGACGTTCCTGATCAAGACGGACATCGCGGCCGACGCCCACGCCCTGAGCGTCGCGTTCACGAACGACCTGTACGGCGGCGCCAAGGGCAAGGACCGCAACCTCTCGGTCGGCGAGGTGTCGGTGAACGGCAAGGTGCTGTGGGACGACGGGCGGAAGCTGCACAGCAACGGGTCGGTGGACATGGACCTGTCCGGCGCCCCGAACCACGGGCCAGCCCCCGTCCCGGCACCGGCACCGGCACAACCGCCCGTCAGCAACGAGCAGGTCCACGCCTCGCAGGTGGCGGCCACCCCGGCCATCCACGACTCCGTCCCTTCCGCCCCCGCGGCGCCGGCTCCCGTCTTCGTGCCCGACAGCGCGCCGCCGGATGCGTTCCAGGAAGTCCACCATATCGAAGGCGGTCAGGCCGCCTGA
- a CDS encoding septal ring lytic transglycosylase RlpA family protein, with amino-acid sequence MRAMLVATAVAIMTGAVIPGPADADDTKPPPPRIEAGADGEPTVVHEGEASFYGDRFHGRPTATGERFDQNKPTAASRELPLGTKATVINQENGRSVDVIINDRGPYAKGRVIDLSKEAARRLDMIEEGTAEVRVEMKPSEQPTEKARAKVEEKAEELVETSAQSGESDGPGQAAASGATR; translated from the coding sequence ATGCGTGCGATGCTTGTCGCCACCGCTGTGGCCATTATGACGGGTGCCGTGATTCCGGGGCCCGCCGACGCCGATGACACGAAGCCCCCGCCGCCGCGGATCGAAGCCGGGGCGGATGGGGAACCGACCGTGGTGCACGAAGGCGAGGCGTCCTTCTACGGCGACCGTTTCCACGGCCGTCCCACCGCAACCGGCGAGCGCTTCGACCAGAACAAGCCCACCGCGGCCTCGCGCGAACTGCCGCTCGGAACCAAGGCGACCGTCATCAACCAGGAGAACGGCCGCAGCGTTGATGTCATCATCAACGACCGGGGACCCTATGCGAAGGGCCGGGTGATCGATCTGTCCAAGGAGGCGGCCCGGCGTCTGGACATGATCGAGGAAGGCACCGCCGAGGTGCGGGTCGAAATGAAGCCGTCCGAGCAACCGACCGAAAAGGCCCGTGCGAAGGTGGAGGAGAAGGCCGAGGAGCTGGTCGAAACATCGGCCCAATCCGGCGAGTCCGACGGGCCCGGCCAGGCTGCCGCGTCGGGGGCGACGCGCTAG
- a CDS encoding Hsp20/alpha crystallin family protein has protein sequence MNRRSMMPSLFGAPLPASRGGDPFLTLHREMNRLFDDIMRGFPAAVPDPTAPNPAMLTPSMDVSETDREIKVCADLPGVSPDDVEVTLEGDMLTIRGERKAATEDKGENWHLVERSHGSFTRTIPLPFRTDPNAVQADFEHGVLTITLPKPEANPANRTRIQVRAGTRTTDTQDDTGLSGAADAIRAANAADGAPIQDIATTGPAEDTTGRGKT, from the coding sequence ATGAACCGGCGCTCGATGATGCCGAGCCTGTTCGGGGCGCCGCTCCCCGCGTCCCGCGGAGGTGACCCGTTCCTGACGCTCCACCGTGAGATGAACCGCCTGTTCGACGACATCATGCGCGGTTTCCCGGCCGCCGTTCCGGACCCGACGGCCCCGAACCCGGCGATGCTGACCCCGAGCATGGACGTCAGTGAGACCGACCGCGAAATCAAGGTTTGCGCCGACCTGCCCGGTGTGTCGCCCGACGATGTCGAGGTGACGCTCGAGGGTGACATGCTGACGATCCGGGGGGAGCGGAAGGCGGCAACCGAGGACAAGGGGGAGAACTGGCACCTGGTCGAGCGGAGCCACGGGTCCTTCACCCGCACCATCCCGTTGCCATTCCGAACCGATCCCAACGCGGTCCAGGCGGATTTCGAACACGGCGTCCTGACAATCACGCTGCCGAAGCCGGAGGCCAATCCGGCGAACCGGACGCGGATCCAGGTTCGGGCCGGCACCCGGACGACGGATACCCAGGACGACACGGGCCTGTCCGGGGCCGCCGACGCGATCCGGGCGGCAAACGCCGCCGACGGTGCCCCCATCCAGGACATCGCCACCACCGGACCCGCGGAAGACACGACCGGGCGCGGCAAGACCTGA
- a CDS encoding glycosyltransferase family 4 protein: protein MKIAIVHYWLVSMRGGEKVVAELCRLYPEADLFTHVVVPEKLDPVILRHRIETSFISRLPFARKRYKAYLPLMPMALEQFDLSGYDLVISSEAGPAKGVVPDPDAVHVCYVHSPMRYLWNMYHSYRTELSGPGRLLWAPLSHYLRGWDAATASRVDRFVANSANVAARIRRYWGRNADIIHPPVDVSAFEPAAGDDGFYLLAGQLVGYKRADLAVEAFNASGRPLVVIGDGEQLPRLRRMARPNVQILGPQPFPVLRDHLMRCRALLFPGEEDFGIVPVEAMACGKPVIAYGRGGALETVVDGLSGLFFHEQTAEALNAAVDRLERVRANFRPDRIARHATQFDAAIFRERFRRTVEMALAERRRAVEVPAAAPRVTTVDGD from the coding sequence ATGAAGATCGCGATCGTCCATTACTGGCTGGTGTCGATGCGGGGCGGCGAAAAGGTCGTCGCCGAGCTGTGCCGGCTCTACCCGGAAGCCGACCTGTTCACCCATGTGGTCGTGCCCGAGAAGCTGGATCCGGTGATCCTGCGCCACCGGATCGAGACCAGCTTCATTTCCCGCCTGCCCTTCGCCCGCAAGCGGTACAAGGCCTACCTGCCGCTGATGCCGATGGCGTTGGAACAGTTCGACCTGTCCGGCTACGACCTGGTCATCTCCAGCGAGGCCGGTCCGGCCAAGGGCGTGGTGCCGGACCCCGATGCGGTGCACGTGTGCTACGTCCACTCGCCCATGCGGTACCTGTGGAACATGTACCACTCGTACCGGACCGAGCTGTCGGGGCCCGGACGGCTGCTGTGGGCGCCCCTCTCGCACTATCTGCGCGGCTGGGATGCCGCCACGGCGTCCCGGGTGGACCGGTTCGTCGCCAACTCGGCCAACGTGGCCGCGCGGATCCGGCGCTATTGGGGCCGGAATGCCGACATCATCCATCCGCCGGTGGACGTATCCGCCTTTGAGCCGGCGGCCGGGGACGACGGCTTCTACCTGCTGGCCGGCCAACTCGTGGGCTACAAGCGCGCCGACCTGGCGGTGGAGGCGTTCAACGCCAGCGGGCGGCCGCTGGTGGTGATCGGCGACGGCGAACAATTGCCGCGGCTGCGCCGCATGGCTCGCCCCAATGTCCAGATCCTGGGACCGCAGCCGTTCCCGGTGCTGCGCGACCACCTGATGCGCTGCCGTGCACTGCTGTTCCCCGGCGAGGAGGATTTCGGGATCGTGCCCGTCGAGGCCATGGCGTGCGGCAAGCCGGTCATCGCCTATGGCCGGGGCGGTGCCCTGGAAACCGTGGTGGACGGGCTGTCCGGCCTGTTCTTCCACGAGCAGACGGCCGAAGCGCTGAACGCCGCGGTGGATCGGCTGGAGCGGGTCCGGGCCAACTTCCGGCCCGACCGGATCGCCCGCCATGCCACCCAGTTCGACGCCGCGATCTTCCGCGAGCGCTTCCGCCGGACCGTGGAAATGGCGCTGGCCGAGCGGAGACGCGCGGTGGAGGTGCCGGCGGCGGCCCCCCGCGTCACCACCGTGGACGGGGATTAG
- a CDS encoding glycosyltransferase family 1 protein: MPFDANAGRKKAPSGTTTPLVINGRFLSQSLTGVQRYARELVLAMDKHLAASPGRFGPVTLHLPPDAAGLPGLAAIAQRTVGRRRGQAWEQLDLPRSARGARLLSLGNAAPFLHPRQVVVLHDAGVYAVPESYTPAFRLWYRLQFGWLARNAERIVTVSAFSAGELARHAGVRRDRLAVVPNAAEHLDGIQEDPSVLSRHGLAPQGYVLAIGSAKPHKNLAAVAAAVGMLPEPRPRLAIAGNVNLRGASLHDLPEDAVALGGVTEEELKALYRHALCLAFPSYYEGFGIPPLEAMACGCPAAVAQTSSLPEVCGAAALYCDPHDPATLAAAIRRLIEEPGLRERLVGRGLNRSREFTWASSAERLLDLLEGLDRSPGSRALGAAT; the protein is encoded by the coding sequence ATGCCGTTCGACGCCAACGCCGGGCGGAAGAAGGCGCCATCCGGAACCACCACCCCCCTGGTGATCAACGGGCGCTTCCTGAGCCAATCCCTGACCGGGGTGCAACGCTACGCCCGGGAACTGGTGCTGGCGATGGACAAGCATCTGGCGGCGTCCCCCGGCCGTTTCGGCCCGGTCACGCTGCACCTGCCGCCGGACGCGGCCGGCCTGCCGGGACTGGCGGCCATCGCCCAACGCACCGTCGGCCGCCGCCGCGGCCAGGCGTGGGAGCAGTTGGACCTGCCGCGGTCGGCCCGCGGCGCCCGCCTGCTCAGCCTTGGCAACGCCGCCCCGTTCCTGCACCCGCGCCAAGTCGTCGTGCTGCACGACGCGGGTGTCTACGCCGTGCCGGAAAGCTACACGCCGGCGTTCCGGCTGTGGTACCGGCTGCAGTTCGGCTGGCTGGCCCGGAACGCCGAGCGGATCGTCACGGTGTCCGCCTTCTCCGCCGGCGAGTTGGCACGCCACGCGGGCGTGCGGCGCGATCGTCTGGCCGTCGTGCCCAATGCCGCGGAGCACCTGGACGGCATCCAGGAGGACCCGTCGGTGCTGTCCCGGCACGGGCTGGCGCCGCAAGGCTATGTGCTGGCGATCGGCAGCGCCAAACCGCACAAGAACCTGGCCGCGGTGGCCGCCGCGGTCGGGATGCTTCCCGAACCGCGGCCGCGCCTGGCCATCGCCGGCAACGTCAATCTGCGCGGCGCCTCCCTGCACGACCTGCCCGAGGATGCGGTCGCCCTGGGCGGGGTCACCGAGGAGGAGCTGAAGGCGCTCTACCGGCATGCGCTGTGCCTGGCCTTCCCCTCCTATTACGAAGGGTTCGGCATCCCGCCGCTGGAAGCGATGGCGTGCGGTTGTCCGGCGGCGGTCGCGCAGACCAGTTCGCTGCCCGAGGTGTGCGGGGCGGCGGCGCTCTACTGCGACCCGCACGACCCTGCCACCCTGGCCGCCGCCATCCGCCGGCTGATCGAGGAGCCGGGGCTGCGGGAGCGGCTGGTCGGGCGCGGGCTGAACCGGTCCCGGGAATTCACCTGGGCGTCCAGTGCCGAGCGACTGCTGGATCTGCTGGAAGGGTTGGACCGCTCGCCCGGGAGCCGGGCCCTGGGAGCCGCCACATGA
- a CDS encoding polysaccharide biosynthesis tyrosine autokinase, which produces MAYENVTPLRETPQTPRPSKLMEDQPTLNLRDQFLKLRRRKWVILATMFLLTLLTVLVLEQLQPQYRASAYVMLEARKQQTLDIESVLGDAPADLEMIQSELAVITSRGVAEKVIRKLGLDTTSEFNPRLAEAENAGGFDPVGWVRGQVKAAMAYVGLGGGDEPELPPEQREAENWIKTVNNVLENLEASPRGRSRVIQISFTSVDRERAARIANAFAQQYIIEHLDAKFEAAQRASQWLNDRLSNLRTQTETAERRAAEFRQRAGLLQGQGTTTLAQQNIGQLSTELITARSALTTAEARLRQAEPALGAGAATLPAAVLESPLIQRLQEQVITLQRRMAEIGGTYGSRHPTMINLRAELGEAETRLRAEVGKVISGLRNEVQVNRTRVQSLEAELRRLEQEAGTLGQSEAQLRSLESEATANRTLLDQLTSRLNETTLQQDLQQPEVRMLSEAPVPQAPAFPNKKLIAAVALVLSALLGVALALLIEHLDHGFRSAEQLNRATDLPTLGLVPSIGRVGAGRPENAIVDKPRSNYGEAVSSTLASLFLASNERRPKLVLVTSTLPNEGKTTLTLSLARAAAQSGLKVLLVDADLRRPTLHRRLEVPQQPGFTDVLLDKAAFADVVRKDPKSTVSFLSAGSQVPNPLHFLGAERTRQFLHGLGKYYDLILIDSSPVMAVSDSRILCRYVDQTVFVVRWAKTRREHTVNAMRQLVEAGGRIGGVVLSMVNVRRHAQYAFGDSGQYYIASKYYEG; this is translated from the coding sequence ATGGCTTACGAAAACGTGACCCCGCTACGCGAGACGCCGCAAACGCCGCGCCCCTCCAAGTTGATGGAGGACCAACCGACGCTGAACCTGCGCGACCAGTTCCTGAAGCTGCGCCGGCGCAAGTGGGTCATCCTGGCGACCATGTTCCTGCTGACGCTCCTGACCGTCCTGGTCCTGGAGCAATTGCAGCCGCAGTACCGCGCGTCCGCCTACGTGATGCTCGAGGCGCGCAAGCAGCAGACGCTGGATATCGAAAGCGTGCTGGGGGACGCGCCGGCCGATCTGGAAATGATCCAGAGCGAGCTGGCCGTGATCACCTCGCGCGGGGTCGCGGAGAAGGTGATCCGCAAGCTCGGCCTGGACACCACGTCCGAGTTCAACCCGCGGCTGGCGGAGGCCGAGAACGCCGGTGGCTTCGACCCGGTCGGCTGGGTGCGCGGCCAAGTGAAGGCGGCCATGGCCTATGTCGGGCTGGGCGGCGGCGACGAGCCGGAGCTTCCGCCCGAACAGCGCGAGGCGGAGAACTGGATCAAAACGGTCAACAATGTGCTGGAGAACCTGGAGGCGAGCCCGCGCGGCCGGTCGCGGGTGATCCAGATCAGCTTCACCTCGGTCGACCGCGAACGGGCGGCCAGGATCGCCAACGCCTTCGCCCAGCAGTACATCATCGAGCACCTGGATGCGAAGTTCGAAGCCGCGCAGCGCGCCTCGCAGTGGCTGAACGACCGCCTGTCGAACCTGCGCACCCAGACCGAAACGGCGGAGCGCCGGGCGGCCGAATTCCGCCAGCGCGCCGGCCTGCTCCAGGGCCAGGGCACGACCACGCTGGCCCAGCAGAACATCGGCCAGCTCAGCACCGAACTGATCACGGCCCGCAGCGCCCTGACCACGGCCGAGGCCCGGCTGCGCCAGGCCGAGCCGGCGCTCGGCGCGGGGGCCGCGACGCTGCCGGCCGCCGTCCTCGAAAGCCCGCTGATCCAGCGCCTGCAGGAGCAGGTGATCACCCTGCAGCGGCGCATGGCCGAGATCGGTGGCACCTATGGCTCGCGGCACCCGACCATGATCAACCTGCGGGCCGAACTGGGCGAGGCGGAAACCCGCCTGCGCGCGGAAGTCGGCAAGGTGATTTCGGGTCTGCGCAACGAGGTGCAGGTCAACCGGACCCGCGTCCAATCGCTGGAGGCGGAGCTCCGGCGGCTGGAGCAGGAGGCCGGCACCCTCGGCCAGTCGGAGGCGCAGCTGCGCTCGCTGGAGAGCGAGGCGACCGCCAACCGCACGCTGCTGGACCAGCTCACCTCGCGCCTGAACGAGACGACGCTCCAGCAGGACCTGCAGCAGCCCGAGGTGCGGATGCTGTCGGAAGCGCCGGTGCCGCAGGCGCCGGCCTTCCCCAACAAGAAGCTGATCGCGGCGGTGGCCCTCGTCCTGTCGGCACTGCTGGGTGTGGCACTGGCGCTCTTGATCGAGCATCTGGACCACGGGTTCCGGTCGGCCGAACAGCTCAACCGCGCGACCGACCTGCCCACCCTGGGGTTGGTGCCGTCCATCGGCCGTGTCGGGGCGGGCCGGCCGGAGAACGCCATCGTCGACAAACCCCGGTCCAACTACGGCGAGGCGGTGTCGAGCACGCTCGCCAGCCTGTTCCTGGCCTCCAACGAACGGCGGCCGAAGCTGGTGCTCGTCACCTCGACCCTGCCCAACGAGGGCAAGACGACGCTGACGCTCAGCCTCGCCCGCGCCGCCGCCCAGTCCGGCCTCAAGGTGCTGCTGGTGGACGCCGACCTCCGCCGGCCGACCCTGCACCGCCGGTTGGAGGTGCCGCAGCAGCCGGGCTTCACCGACGTGCTGCTGGACAAGGCCGCGTTCGCGGACGTCGTCCGCAAGGATCCGAAGTCCACGGTGTCGTTCCTCAGTGCCGGCAGCCAGGTGCCGAACCCGCTGCACTTCCTGGGTGCGGAGCGCACCCGCCAATTCCTGCACGGGCTGGGCAAGTACTACGACCTGATCCTGATCGACTCGAGCCCGGTGATGGCGGTGTCGGATTCGCGCATCCTGTGCCGCTATGTGGACCAGACGGTGTTCGTGGTCCGCTGGGCCAAAACCCGGCGCGAGCATACCGTCAACGCCATGCGCCAGCTTGTGGAAGCCGGGGGTCGCATCGGCGGCGTGGTGCTGTCCATGGTCAATGTCCGCCGGCACGCCCAGTACGCGTTCGGCGACAGCGGCCAGTACTACATCGCGTCCAAGTACTACGAGGGGTGA
- a CDS encoding DUF523 domain-containing protein: MRRILVSACLLGHKVRYNGSDKPVADARLEKWREEGRLVPICPELAAGFDTPRPPAELRGCADGADIVAGRGGTVVEDTGNDVTALYREGAELALRLAQQQGCGLALLTDGSPSCGSTFIYDGTFQGRTKAGRGVTAALLERHGIRVFAESQLDALEQALDGDRAPHPS, translated from the coding sequence TTGCGAAGGATTTTGGTCAGCGCCTGCCTGCTTGGGCACAAGGTCCGCTACAACGGCTCCGACAAGCCGGTGGCGGACGCACGCCTGGAGAAATGGCGGGAAGAGGGGCGTCTGGTCCCGATCTGCCCCGAACTCGCCGCGGGTTTCGACACGCCCCGGCCACCGGCCGAACTCCGCGGTTGCGCGGACGGCGCGGACATCGTCGCCGGACGCGGCGGAACCGTGGTGGAGGACACCGGAAACGACGTGACCGCACTTTACCGTGAGGGCGCCGAGTTGGCCCTGCGGTTGGCGCAGCAGCAGGGATGCGGTCTTGCCCTCCTGACCGACGGCAGCCCGTCGTGCGGTTCCACCTTCATATACGACGGAACCTTCCAGGGCCGGACCAAGGCAGGGCGGGGTGTGACCGCCGCCCTGCTGGAACGTCATGGCATCCGGGTGTTCGCGGAATCCCAGTTGGACGCCCTGGAACAGGCGCTGGACGGGGACCGCGCCCCTCACCCCTCGTAG
- a CDS encoding DUF952 domain-containing protein, giving the protein MEHDRIIFHMCRAEEWAAARDGGVYDGSSQDRADGFIHFSTRSQLAGSAAKHRAGQAGLVLLTVDAGLLGPKVKWELAPSRGQLFPHVYGGLPVTAVLRVDALALGPDGRHLFPAHATP; this is encoded by the coding sequence ATGGAGCACGACCGCATCATCTTCCACATGTGCAGGGCGGAGGAGTGGGCCGCGGCGCGGGACGGGGGCGTGTACGACGGTTCGTCCCAGGACCGGGCCGACGGCTTCATCCATTTCTCCACCCGGTCGCAGCTCGCCGGAAGCGCGGCCAAGCACAGGGCGGGGCAGGCGGGGCTGGTCCTGCTCACGGTGGACGCGGGTCTGCTCGGCCCCAAGGTGAAGTGGGAACTGGCCCCCTCGCGCGGGCAACTGTTCCCCCACGTCTACGGCGGCCTGCCGGTGACGGCGGTGCTGCGGGTGGACGCGCTTGCGCTCGGGCCCGACGGCCGGCACCTGTTTCCGGCGCACGCGACGCCATGA